The nucleotide window AAGTGTTATTAAAAAGTGTTATTAAAAAGTGTTATTAAAAAAGCATTAGTAAAAAGTATTATTATATTTAGAAACTTCTTGATACAAGACCACTGTTACTTGCCTATAATTCAGTTCTCATGGAAACAGAGTGGAGTGAAAATATCAGTACACTGTAAAGCCGCAAAACTTGTTGAGATGGAGATCGAGCGAACACTTAAACAGCAGCCCGCTGAAAAGTCATTGAAATAATGCAACAACCTTAAAGAGAATGATTGCACCAAAGGAAAACATCAGTGGAATAATTCCCATATTCAAAGAAACCTTTACCGTACTTTCCCAATGTTTCGATGCAGGAAGGAAGTCCCTGAGCAAAAGCAATAAAAGTAAAACTGCCGCAGCCACAGATGCGCCTTCAGGAATTCCCGGTGTTACGGTAGTTACTGAGAGCATGCCTGAAGAAACGGAGTTAGACGTGATTAAACTTGTAAGAATAGTCAGCACTCCTCGAGTTGATTAGCATATTACAGGAACAAATATGCGATAAGATATAAAAATCCTCCTCATACAAATTGATAAACATCAGGAGAGAAGGAATTAAACTCGAATTTTAGAAAAAAGTAGGAAGTTCCCTTAATAGATAATGAAAATACTGTAAGTTTGAGTTCGCAATCAAAGAATCAAAATTATATTGTAAAGTTAGAGACTCAAAATATAAATTAAATAATTCTTGAAAAGATAGAAGAGAAGAGTAGAAAAATAAACCAAATCATTAAATAATTAAAAAGCCCTCTAAAATAAAAATTAAGGATAGTTAGAAAAAATCAAGAAATGAAAATGGAAAAAGTAATAACAATATCTTGGGTTTGTCCTGAGAGGTTTATTTAACCCGATTATCGGGCAGATAAAAAATGAAAAACTATGAAATGAAAAGCTATTTAAAACTGCAAAAAATAAGTGGATGTTTTTATGCTCCAACAGAAAGTTTATCTGGCTAACAAACACCAGAAAAACGGGGGGAACAATGAACTCGACTGAATTTAAGATTCACAATTCTTCTAAAATATATGGAACCTCTGTAATTGGAAAAGACACAGTAATAATGGAAAATGTGATTCTAGGATACCCTGAACACAGAATTCTAATGGAAATCCTGAAGCAAAACAAGGAAATTGAAAACTTCGATTTTCCAGGGTGTACGATAGGCCCGAACTCAATGGTAAGGGCTGGATCAACGATATTCTCCAACGTAAAAACCGGAAAAAACTTCAAAACAGGGCATAACGTAATGATTAGAGAAAATACAGAAATTGGAAATAATGTTCTTATTGGAACTAATGTTATTATAGACGGAAACGTGAAAATAGGAAATAACGTCAGTATCCAGGGAAATGTCTACATTCCAACCAATGTTGTTATCGAGGACAATGTATTTATCGGGCCCTGTGCTGTTCTGGCTAACGATAAATATCCTATTCGAAAGAAATACGAATTGAAGGGTCCTTTCTTGAGAAAAGGTGCATCTATAGGTGCAAACGCTACCCTGCTTCCTGATGTTGAAATAGGCGAGGGAGCAATGGTTGCAGGAGGAGCACTCGTTACAAAAAATGTTCCCGCCTGGAAACTTGCAATTGGAGTGCCTGCCAGAATACAAGAACTTCCAAAAGATTTAAAGGAATTGAATCTAATATAAAGTTGTAAAAATCAAGCTAAGTAAGATTAATTTTATCAAGATTATTAAAGAGGTTCCAAGATGATCCCAATTGCCAAGCCCCTTATGGGTAAGGAAGAGATTGATGCAGTGACAGAGGTCCTGAGGTCAGGTATGATTGCACAGGGTCCAAAAGTCGAAGAGTTTGAACTTGCTTTTTCTGAATACACTGGCTGTGAGTATGGAG belongs to Methanosarcina barkeri 3 and includes:
- a CDS encoding acyltransferase, with product MNSTEFKIHNSSKIYGTSVIGKDTVIMENVILGYPEHRILMEILKQNKEIENFDFPGCTIGPNSMVRAGSTIFSNVKTGKNFKTGHNVMIRENTEIGNNVLIGTNVIIDGNVKIGNNVSIQGNVYIPTNVVIEDNVFIGPCAVLANDKYPIRKKYELKGPFLRKGASIGANATLLPDVEIGEGAMVAGGALVTKNVPAWKLAIGVPARIQELPKDLKELNLI